From the genome of Streptomyces sp. S4.7:
GCCCACCGTGGCCGAGCACATCCTCGAATCCGTGCCCGGCACGGTGAGCGACGTCTTCTCGCGCGAACTGCCCCCGGTGCTGACCGTCGACCCCGGGGACACCCTCACCGTCCACACGCTCGACTGCGCGGGCCATCTGGAGCGGCGCCGTACGGCGGACGAGAACGTGCCGCGCATGTTCGACGAGCGGCGCGGCCACTGTCTGGTGGGCCCGATCGCCGTACGCGGCGCCGAGCCGGGCATGGCCCTGTCCGTAGGACTGGAGTCGCTGCGCCCCGACGAGTGGGGCTTCACCGCGGCGGCGACGTCCGACACCCCGCTCGCCCGCCGGCTGGGCATGGCCGCCGAGGACGCCGAGTGGCTGCTGTGGGACCTCGACGCGGACAAGGGCACCGGAACCGACCAGTACGGCCACACGGTCTCCCTCGCGCCCTTCCTCGGCGTCATCGGCACACCCCCCGACGAGCCGGGGGAGCACTCCACGACGCCGCCCCGCACCCTCGGCGGCGGGAACATCGACTGCCGCGAACTGGTCGCCGGATCAACCCTGTTCCTGCCCGTCACCGTGCCGGGGGCGTTGCTCGGCATCGGTGACGGCCATGCCGCGCAGGGCGACGGCGAGGTCTCCGGCACGGCGATCGAGTGCGGCATGACGACCCGCCTCACCGTCGGCCTCCGGCACTCCCCGCCGATCCCGACACCGCACGCGGTCACCCCGGCGGGCCGGATCACCTTCGGTTTCGACACGGACCTCAACGAGGCTTCCGCGCGGGCCCTGGACGCGATGCTGACGTGGATGACGTCGCTGTA
Proteins encoded in this window:
- a CDS encoding acetamidase/formamidase family protein — encoded protein: MAEHILESVPGTVSDVFSRELPPVLTVDPGDTLTVHTLDCAGHLERRRTADENVPRMFDERRGHCLVGPIAVRGAEPGMALSVGLESLRPDEWGFTAAATSDTPLARRLGMAAEDAEWLLWDLDADKGTGTDQYGHTVSLAPFLGVIGTPPDEPGEHSTTPPRTLGGGNIDCRELVAGSTLFLPVTVPGALLGIGDGHAAQGDGEVSGTAIECGMTTRLTVGLRHSPPIPTPHAVTPAGRITFGFDTDLNEASARALDAMLTWMTSLYGVKRGTALALASTTVDLRVTQVANQVWGVHAVLPDGAIR